Genomic segment of Ignavibacteriales bacterium:
TCGGAGCGTCCGTGAGCGATCATATCCAAAAAATTTACGACCACTGCCATGAAATGTGTTTTACGATGTGATAAAACATTTTGTTCAAATGATCGCCCTACTTCCGGATCAATAATCTTTACATATTTTAATTCATTGTTTAAGGAAATCTTCTTTCTGTTTAATAAATTCTGCAGAAGCTCCTTTTCATATTTATTCATGCTGTTCTCATCATCGTTCATTGTTCCCCACAAATCCGGATAATGTTTTTCAATTTCCGAGGGGTACAAACCGGCGAACAATGAATTCCGTGAGTACGGTGTTGCTGTTGGAAGTATTGAATAATAATAATCTTTCTGAATGTTGAACAGTTCGTTTAAATGTTTTTCCATCACAAGCCATTGATCTAAACGAAGACAATCAATTACAAAATAAAAAATCGGCCCGGCAGATTTTGATAAATGTGGAAAAACATATTTCTCCGTTATCTCTGTAGTGAGAAGAGGAACATCTTCACTCCCGGTAGAATTAATCCAACCTTTGTAATTTTTTTCTACAAATTTGCTGAACTCTTGATTACATTCTTTTTTCTGTTCTGTTAATGTCTGCCTAAGACCTACCTCGGGATGTTCATCAAGTTCCATATCCCAATTTGTAAGTTTCAAATAAATTTCGATCCAATCACTATAACTCGGATCCATTAAAAGCTGACGAGATATTTCATTGAAATCATTTAGATAATCTTTAGCAACATATTCACCGGATATTTTTTTGCTTTCAAGAATTTTTTTGCAGACCATCAAAACTTGCGAAGGCAAAACCGGCTTAATTAAATAATCACTTATCTTACTTCCGATAGCATCGTGCATCAATGATTCTGCTTCGCTCTTCGTAATCATAACTACGGGAATGTTCGGATTAATTTCTTTGATTTGTGCAAGAGTTTCAAGTCCGCCAATTCCCGCCATCATTTCATCAAGAAAGATTAGATCGAATTGTTTATTCTTAACTTCATCAACCGCATCTTCACCATTGGTTACTGTTGCAACTTCATACCCTTTCTCATTTAAAAAAATGATATGCGAGCGGAGAAGTTCGATTTCATCATCTACCCAAAGGATTTTATTTCTTTTCATATTTTAATTATTTGTCCGACTAATGTTATTGAATTGCAATTCTAACGTCAACACCGGCTTCGTTAGTTGTAGTGGGCGGAATTCTGGATGCACCTTCGGGTACGATGCTTGTTCTTCTATAGAAGATTGAAAGAGTTACGCGCGAACTCATTACATATTTTATTTTTGGTTCTATTGTTGTGTTTGTTTTTCCTTCTTGAGGAGTACCGTTATCTTTAAAATTGTTCATCTCATAAATTACACTTGAAGTTTTTCCGCTTGTATATGAAAATGATATTTCAAGATCGTTCTTTAAGGAGATCCCGAAAAGAGGAAGTTCGAATCCCGATTTGGTATAACTTGCAGAAATATTAATGTCGCTGTTAAATGCTTCCGTTACATTAAGAGTTGTTACACCCAAGCTATAAGAAGTTTTTGTTGAAAATCTTATTGTACTTTGGAAAGCACCACCGAAGAATTTATCAAAGTTCATTGTTATTCCGGCTAACGGAGAAAAAGCATAATCAACTCTTTGCGTTTGAACTTCTTGTACTCCGTCAGGCTTAATTTGCCATCCTTCACTGTAATTAGAAATATAAGCATGGTTAACAGTCACCCTATTGGCGAAACTAAATATCTGATATTTTTCCAAACCCGTCCATGTAAAAGTCCAGTTAGGTCTTGGAATATATTTCATAATACTTGAAAGAAAAGGAATCTTGGATAAGAACGAAAAAGTTTCGAATCCTTTTAAGAATGCATCCGATAAACTCTGAGCTGGATTACTTGAAGTTGGATCATAGAGGTCATGAACTTTCTTAATTCCGTTTCCGAGAAATGAAAATATAAAAGACGGCGGCAAACTTAAGAACGATCTATCTAAGGTTCCTGTTGAAAGCATATTTGTAATTGAAACATTACCAAGTGAATCTGTTTGTATTGTTGACGATTTATTAATGCCCCAACCAACTTTCCAATCTAATTTTAAATCCGCGCCTTCCCACAATGGTCGTGATGTGCTGAATGATAGATCATTCTTCTGAGTATAATTATCCTGAATATTTCCATTCGGAGCTCGTGGACCTAAATCATTAGAAAGGCCTAGCATAAATAATCTTCTCGGACCTTTATCATCACTCTGACTAAAACCCCAGAAATTATTGAATCCTGTTCCATCTCCCACAATACCGCCGCCTGTGTAACTGCTGTTCTGAGAAAAATTAATTGTGATTTGATCATAAT
This window contains:
- a CDS encoding bifunctional response regulator/alkaline phosphatase family protein; its protein translation is MKRNKILWVDDEIELLRSHIIFLNEKGYEVATVTNGEDAVDEVKNKQFDLIFLDEMMAGIGGLETLAQIKEINPNIPVVMITKSEAESLMHDAIGSKISDYLIKPVLPSQVLMVCKKILESKKISGEYVAKDYLNDFNEISRQLLMDPSYSDWIEIYLKLTNWDMELDEHPEVGLRQTLTEQKKECNQEFSKFVEKNYKGWINSTGSEDVPLLTTEITEKYVFPHLSKSAGPIFYFVIDCLRLDQWLVMEKHLNELFNIQKDYYYSILPTATPYSRNSLFAGLYPSEIEKHYPDLWGTMNDDENSMNKYEKELLQNLLNRKKISLNNELKYVKIIDPEVGRSFEQNVLSHRKTHFMAVVVNFLDMIAHGRSDSQILKEIAPDEAAYRSLTNSWFQHSSLLNTFRAIATIPNAKVVITTDHGSIRTLRGAKVLGDREASPNLRFKFGRNLKVDEKHAIFIKNPLDYKLPKRGLTINYIISKEDFYFVYPTDYHKYLSYYKDSFQHGGISMEEMILPVITMERKV